In Phlebotomus papatasi isolate M1 chromosome 1, Ppap_2.1, whole genome shotgun sequence, the following proteins share a genomic window:
- the LOC129799628 gene encoding twinfilin, with product MSHQTGIKANEKLQKFFGKCKDGKTRAIKVAIENEELTLSDHKDVKKDWIKDYDKCIPTMVEQNTPCYILYRLDTKSSLGGYEWMLFSWTPDTASIRHKMVYASTKATLKNEFGSAHIKEELHATSPEEATYEGYLSHKRAFSVPAPLTTREEEIQELRKTEVKTEINTETRQKTLNGLSFPVSQAALDAINDAKRGSYSYLQFKLDTVQEEIHLVKATNVDVSGLSQMIPKDQARYHLFLFKHTHEGDYLESFVFIYSMPGYSCSVKDRMMYSSCKALFVTQITEQGIEIVKKLEIDSADELTEEYLQDELHPKKILHRPIFDKPPGPKNRGAKRVTRPQTTE from the exons ATGTCCCACCAAACAGGTATAAAAG CAAAtgagaaattgcaaaaattctttGGAAAATGCAAAGATGGCAAGACACGGGCTATCAAAGTTGCGATAGAAAATG AGGAACTGACGCTGTCCGATCACAAGGACGTGAAGAAGGACTGGATCAAAGACTACGACAAGTGCATACCGACGATGGTTGAACAGAATACACCGTGCTACATTCTCTACAG ATTAGACACAAAATCATCTCTGGGAGGCTATGAATGGATGCTGTTCAGCTGGACTCCAGACACCGCATCAATTCGCCACAAAATGGTGTATGCTTCTACGAAAGCAACGCTCAAGAATGAATTCGGATCCGCACATATCAAGGAGGAACTGCACGCCACGTCTCCGGAGGAGGCTACCTACGAGGGCTACTTGAGTCACAAGAGGGCTTTCAGTGTACCTGCGCCGCTGACGACACGCGAAGAGGAGATTCAGGAATTGCGAAAGACAGAAGTTAAGACCGAGATTAACACAGAAACGCGCCAAAAAACTCTCAATGGTCTGAGTTTTCCGGTCTCTCAAGCTGCTCTGGATGCCATCAATGATGCCAAGAGGGGCTCCTACAGTTACTTGCAATTCAAATTGGACACTGTTCAGGAGGAGATTCATTTGGTGAAAGCCACAAATGTCGATGTTTCGGGGCTTTCACAGATGATTCCCAAGGATCAGGCTCGTTACCATTTGTTCCTGTTCAAGCACACGCACGAGGGTGATTATCTGGAGAGTTTTGTCTTCATCTATTCGATGCCAGGATATTCCTGCTCAGTCAAAGATCGCATGATGTATTCCAGCTGCAAGGCTCTCTTCGTCACACAAATCACAGAACAAGGCATTGAGATCGTGAAGAAGTTGGAAATTGATTCAGCTGATGAGTTAACAGAAGAGTATTTGCAGGATGAACTTCATCCAAAGAAGATTCTTCATCGGCCGATTTTCGATAAGCCGCCAGGACCGAAGAATCGGGGAGCCAAACGTGTCACTAGACCACAAACGACTGAATAG